One Prunus dulcis chromosome 7, ALMONDv2, whole genome shotgun sequence DNA segment encodes these proteins:
- the LOC117635661 gene encoding UPF0481 protein At3g47200-like — translation MRRILSESRHDVELIASSIRGKLNQQPPLPACSCIFRIPNVLRRHNEKAFLPNLVSIGPFHHGQRNLQVMEEIKLWYMHCLLDRKPTSETRLEYLIELIRSAEQHCRDCYGEKIDMSSEKFVEMMVVDGCFIIELFRKYARVVPSNKDDPVFYTLWMHTALINDLFLLENQLPWRVLECLFHNTRENNEKPTNYSLFQLALNFFRHSTFSQSSHLNEEVENKHLLGIIRNSLLGSYTQLQLTFKSYWEPIPSVSELLQAGVQFKLRNTGDNMLDITFENGVMEIPPVNIRENAESLFRNLIAYEQCNPSISISNITSYAVVLDNLIKSSKDVHLLIQRGIITTVLSKEDIARFFTRLYNDTIPGYFSYAELTKNVNAYYKDRWHRWQTILRRDYFNNPWSILSFAAALMILGLTFIQTIYTILTFY, via the coding sequence atgaggCGAATCTTGAGTGAAAGCAGACATGATGTAGAATTAATAGCATCCTCGATTCGAGGAAAGCTTAACCAGCAGCCTCCATTGCCAGCTTGTAGTTGCATCTTTAGAATCCCTAACGTGCTACGCAGGCATAACGAAAAAGCTTTTCTTCCGAATTTAGTTTCAATAGGGCCATTTCACCATGGACAAAGGAACCTGCAAGTCATGGAAGAGATTAAGCTATGGTATATGCATTGCCTCCTTGACCGAAAACCAACTTCAGAGACGAGGCTGGAGTACCTTATCGAGCTCATTAGAAGTGCAGAACAACACTGTCGAGATTGCTACGGTGAAAAAATTGATATGAGCAGTGAAAAATTTGTAGAAATGATGGTGGTTGATGGTTGCTTTATTATAGAACTTTTCCGCAAGTATGCAAGAGTGGTGCCTAGTAACAAGGATGATCCAGTGTTCTACACGTTATGGATGCACACTGCGCTTATAAACGACTTGTTTCTACTCGAAAACCAGCTTCCTTGGAGAGTTCTTGAGTGTTTGTTCCACAACACAAgggaaaacaatgaaaaaccAACAAACTATTCTCTGTTCCAGCTTGCTCTCAACTTCTTTAGGCACTCCACCTTCTCACAGTCTTCACATCTCAATGAAGAAGTGGAAAACAAACATTTACTTGGCATCATAAGAAACTCTTTGCTTGGCTCGTATACGCAGTTACAGTTAACGTTCAAAAGTTACTGGGAACCAATTCCATCTGTGTCAGAGCTTCTACAAGCTGGAGTTCAGTTTAAGCTTCGAAACACTGGTGACAACATGCTCGACATAACCTTCGAGAATGGAGTGATGGAAATTCCGCCAGTAAACATTCGAGAGAACGCAGAGTCTCTCTTCAGAAACCTCATCGCATATGAGCAGTGCAATCCAAGCATCTCCATTTCTAACATTACCTCTTATGCTGTGGTGTTGGACAACCTTATTAAGTCTAGCAAAGATGTACACCTTCTCATTCAGAGAGGAATTATAACTACGGTCTTGAGCAAGGAGGACATAGCTCGTTTCTTCACTAGGCTTTACAATGACACCATCCCGGGCTACTTCTCTTATGCAGAACTCACCAAGAATGTGAATGCGTATTATAAAGATCGCTGGCACCGATGGCAGACGATTCTCAGACGCGATTATTTCAACAATCCATGGTCAATCTTGTCATTTGCTGCTGCACTCATGATCCTAGGTTTGACATTCATTCAGACCATATATACCATTCTGACTTTCTACTAG
- the LOC117634072 gene encoding non-heme chloroperoxidase-like isoform X1, translating to MLLSSSFTPISFPSPKFTVYQNRSPKRILKMAQSAHNPGCFVNCIVSVGRQQKIIVPNKHDEKLVGLLHETGSEEIVILCHGFRSTKESTTITNLAIALENEGISAFRFDFAGNGESEGTFQYGNYWREADDLHAVIQHFSGENRAASTILGHSKGGDVVLLYASKYHGIRTVVNVSGRYDLQRGIEERLGKDFVETIKKEGYLDVKNKTGDVSYRVTEESLMDRLSTDMHEACLQIDKECRVLTVHGSADETIPVEDALEFSKIIPNHKLHVIEGADHCYTSHQTELVSVVLDFIKAALQQDKATSN from the exons ATGCTGCTCTCAAGTTCTTTCACTCCCATAAGCTTCCCTTCACCAAAATTTACTGTCTACCAAAATCGCAGCCCAAAACGAATCTTGAAAATGGCACAATCTGCACACAACCCAG GTTGCTTTGTGAATTGCATTGTTTCAGTGGGTCGGCAACAGAAAATCATTGTACCCAACAAACATGATGAAAAACTCGTGGGCCTACTACATGAAACCGGTTCTGAGGAGATTGTAATCTTATGTCATGGTTTTCGATCCACCAAG GAAAGCACTACTATTACAAACCTTGCCATTGCATTGGAAAATGAAGGAATTAGTGCCTTCCGTTTCGACTTTGCTGGAAATGG GGAGAGTGAAGGCACCTTTCAGTATGGTAACTATTGGAGAGAGGCTGATGACTTGCATGCTGTGATCCAACACTTCTCTGGGGAAAACCGTGCAGCAAGTACAATTCTTGGGCACAGTAAAG GTGGTGATGTGGTGCTCCTGTATGCTTCTAAGTATCATGGCATTCGCACGGTTGTCAATGTTTCTGGACGTTATGATCTCCAGAGAGGTATTGAAGAACGCTTAGGGAAAGACTTTGTGGAAACAATCAAGAAGGAAGGATATCTTGATGTTAAGAATAAGACAG GAGATGTTAGTTATCGTGTGACCGAGGAAAGTTTGATGGATCGCCTGAGTACTGATATGCATGAAGCATGCCTTCAGATTGACAAAGAATGCCG GGTCTTGACAGTCCATGGTTCTGCTGATGAGACCATCCCTGTTGAAGATGCATTAGAGTTTTCGAAGATAATACCAAACCACAAATTACATGTCATAGAAGGGGCTGATCATTGTTACACCTCACATCAGACTGAGTTAGTATCAGTTGTTTTGGACTTCATAAAGGCAGCACTGCAGCAGGACAAGGCTACTTCCAACTGA
- the LOC117634072 gene encoding uncharacterized protein LOC117634072 isoform X5: protein MLLSSSFTPISFPSPKFTVYQNRSPKRILKMAQSAHNPGCFVNCIVSVGRQQKIIVPNKHDEKLVGLLHETGSEEIVILCHGFRSTKESTTITNLAIALENEGISAFRFDFAGNGESEGTFQYGNYWREADDLHAVIQHFSGENRAASTILGHSKGGDVVLLYASKYHGIRTVVNVSGRYDLQRGIEERLGKDFVETIKKEGYLDVKNKTGMPCL, encoded by the exons ATGCTGCTCTCAAGTTCTTTCACTCCCATAAGCTTCCCTTCACCAAAATTTACTGTCTACCAAAATCGCAGCCCAAAACGAATCTTGAAAATGGCACAATCTGCACACAACCCAG GTTGCTTTGTGAATTGCATTGTTTCAGTGGGTCGGCAACAGAAAATCATTGTACCCAACAAACATGATGAAAAACTCGTGGGCCTACTACATGAAACCGGTTCTGAGGAGATTGTAATCTTATGTCATGGTTTTCGATCCACCAAG GAAAGCACTACTATTACAAACCTTGCCATTGCATTGGAAAATGAAGGAATTAGTGCCTTCCGTTTCGACTTTGCTGGAAATGG GGAGAGTGAAGGCACCTTTCAGTATGGTAACTATTGGAGAGAGGCTGATGACTTGCATGCTGTGATCCAACACTTCTCTGGGGAAAACCGTGCAGCAAGTACAATTCTTGGGCACAGTAAAG GTGGTGATGTGGTGCTCCTGTATGCTTCTAAGTATCATGGCATTCGCACGGTTGTCAATGTTTCTGGACGTTATGATCTCCAGAGAGGTATTGAAGAACGCTTAGGGAAAGACTTTGTGGAAACAATCAAGAAGGAAGGATATCTTGATGTTAAGAATAAGACAG GGATGCCATGCTTGTAG
- the LOC117634071 gene encoding CRM-domain containing factor CFM3, chloroplastic/mitochondrial, protein MALPLFSVNPSTTCSSACSFHAPHPLCFLLLHHQTHSFKSCRALRFRVSCKTVQVDTQEKPQRISQVAFEATRKKRKPKPSFFEQIQDKWSMKVNSPRDKFPWQKQNELVQEEKEEVEEEDEEEEVFEPQISKQEEGQKCYGVRVAEPVNQKVSFSLPNRIVYAPWAHGSKRITPQVDSEPEASQHSGAQGKNLDGFAGRSEIDTTSGAVKKEKSFERRFDSNRKLERERVGEMGIISIGVSKKEEKMISKGLNGISLNETLSGDGENDEKVENFVYSGSGSIRLPWKRESELSSEEGDKTRKRRSNTELAERMLPDHELRRLRNVSLRMLERIKVGVTGITQALVNTIHEKWKIDEVVKLKFEEPFSLNMKRTHEILESKTGGLVIWRSGSSVVLYRGMTYNLPCVQTYAKHSQTNSHMLQRSENATSDSMHNVGVKDVSRTTDFPSLESAEYLKDLSQRELMALNDLNHLLDELGPRFKDWIGREPLPVDADLLPSVVRGYKTPFRLLPYGFRPCLRDKDMTKYRRLARTVPPHFALGRNRELQGLANAMMKLWEKSAIAKIAIKRGVQNTCNERMAEELKRLTGGTLLSRNKDFIVFYRGNDYLPSVVTGVLEERRKLRDLQQDEEEQARQMASDYVVSNSEASKGQFVAGTLAETMAATTHWRNQLTIDKVEKMRRDSTFARHASLVRHLEKKLALAKGKLRKAEKALARVQESLEPSDLPDDLETLTDEDRFLFRKIGLSMKPFLLLGRREVYSGTIENMHLHWKHKELVKIIVRGKSFEQVKHIAISLEAESGGVLVSLDKTTKGYAIILYRGKNYQCPLPLRPRNLLTRRQALARSVELQRREALKHHISDLQEKVGLLKSELEEKGNGRMVDDGRTLHSTGDDPLIPSDDSEEDEGEEAYLEVYDSGNEDNNNEHEIVGSV, encoded by the exons ATGGCGCTGCCACTGTTTTCAGTGAACCCATCTACTACCTGTTCCTCTGCTTGCAGTTTCCACGCACCTCATCCTCTGtgctttcttcttctacaCCATCAAACCCATTCTTTCAAAAGTTGCAGAGCTCTCAGGTTCAGAGTTTCGTGTAAGACTGTTCAAGTTGATACCCAGGAGAAGCCCCAGAGAATCAGCCAAGTAGCTTTTGAGGCCacaaggaagaagaggaagcccaAGCCAAGCTTCTTCGAGCAAATTCAGGACAAATGGTCAATGAAAGTCAATTCCCCGAGAGACAAATTTCCCTGGCAAAAACAGAATGAACTagtacaagaagaaaaagaggaggtggaggaggaggacgaagaagaagaggtgTTCGAGCCTCAAATAAGCAAACAAGAGGAAGGACAGAAATGTTATGGGGTACGTGTGGCTGAACCAGTGAATCAGAAAGTGAGTTTTTCTTTGCCAAACCGTATTGTTTATGCTCCTTGGGCTCATGGTAGCAAACGCATTACGCCCCAAGTTGATTCTGAGCCTGAAGCCTCACAACACAGTGGTGCACAAGGCAAAAATCTTGATGGGTTTGCTGGGCGTTCTGAGATTGATACTACAAGTGGTGCcgttaaaaaagagaaaagcttTGAGCGACGATTTGATAGTAATAGAAaattggagagagaaagggttGGGGAAATGGGTATAATTTCGATTGGGGTTTCGAAGAAAGAGGAGAAAATGATCTCAAAAGGCTTAAATGGCATTTCTTTGAATGAAACACTATCTGGGGATGGTGAAAATGATGAAAAGGTTGAAAACTTTGTGTATTCTGGCAGTGGTTCTATTCGGTTGCCTTGGAAGAGAGAAAGTGAATTGAGTTCTGAGGAAGGTGATAAGACAAGGAAAAGGAGGAGCAACACGGAATTGGCGGAGCGAATGCTTCCGGATCATGAGTTGCGGAGGCTGAGGAATGTTTCCCTGAGAATGCTGGAGAGGATAAAAGTTGGAGTTACTGGTATCACACAGGCATTGGTGAATACTATACATGAGAAGTGGAAGATAGATGAAGTGGTCAAGTTGAAGTTTGAAGAGCCATTCTCACTTAACATGAAAAGGACCCATGAAATTTTAGAG AGTAAAACTGGAGGTTTGGTTATATGGAGATCAGGCAGTTCAGTAGTGTTATACAGGGGAATGACATATAATCTTCCGTGTGTACAAACATATGCCAAACACAGTCAGACTAATTCACATATGTTGCAACGCTCAGAAAATGCTACCAGTGATAGCATGCACAATGTAGGTGTGAAAGATGTGTCTAGGACTACAGATTTTCCAAGTCTCGAGTCTGCAGAGTATTTGAAGGATTTATCTCAACGAGAACTCATGGCCTTGAATGATCTAAACCATTTGTTAGATGAGTTGGGTCCACGGTTTAAGGATTGGATAGGCCGTGAGCCATTGCCTGTGGATGCTGACTTGCTTCCTTCCGTGGTTCGTGGATATAAAACTCCCTTCAGACTTCTCCCTTATGGGTTTAGACCTTGTCTAAGGGACAAGGACATGACAAAATACCGTAGGCTTGCTAGAACTGTACCTCCACACTTTGCTCTAG GAAGGAATAGAGAACTGCAAGGTCTGGCTAATGCTATGATGAAGCTTTGGGAAAAGAGTGCTATTGCAAAGATAGCCATCAAACGTGGAGTACAGAACACATGTAATGAAAGGATGGCAGAAGAACTAAAG AGATTGACAGGGGGTACACTTCTCTCTAGAAACAAAGATTTTATCGTTTTTTACAGGGGTAATGACTACTTGCCATCTGTTGTCACGGGGGTATTAGAAGAGAGGAGAAAATTAAGAGATCTCCAACAAGATGAGGAAGAACAAGCACGACAAATGGCCTCAGACTATGTTGTGTCAAACTCCGAAGCTTCTAAAGGCCAATTTGTTGCTGGAACCCTTGCAGAAACCATGGCAGCAACCACCCACTGGAGAAACCAACTGACCATTGATAAAGTCGAAAAAATGAGAAGAGATTCAACTTTTGCTAGACATGCATCTTTAGTCAGACACCTCGAGAAGAAACTGGCTCTT GCAAAAGGGAAGCTCAGAAAGGCTGAGAAGGCTTTAGCAAGGGTGCAGGAAAGTTTGGAACCATCAGATCTCCCAGATGATTTGGAAACCTTAACTGATGAGGATAGGTTCTTGTTCCGTAAGATTGGTCTCAGTATGAAACCCTTCCTGCTTCTAG GGAGGCGAGAGGTTTACTCTGGTACCATAGAGAATATGCACTTGCACTGGAAGCATAAAGAGTTGGTGAAGATAATCGTGAGAGGAAAAAGTTTTGAGCAAGTCAAGCACATCGCGATTTCTTTGGAAGCAGAGAGTGGTGGGGTGCTAGTATCTCTAGATAAAACTACCAAAGGCTATGCCATTATTCTCTATCGTGGAAAGAACTATCAATGCCCTCTTCCATTAAGGCCTAGGAATTTATTGACAAGAAGGCAGGCATTGGCTCGGTCAGTTGAACTACAGAGACGCGAG GCATTGAAGCATCATATTTCAGATTTACAGGAGAAAGTTGGGCTGTTGAAATCTGAACTA GAGGAAAAGGGGAATGGGAGAATGGTTGATGATGGAAGAACCTTGCATTCAACAGGAGATGATCCTCTTATCCCCAGTGATGACAGCGAAGAG GATGAAGGGGAAGAGGCATATCTTGAAGTATATGATAGTGGCAATGAGGATAACAATAACGAACATGAGATTGTTGGATCTGTTTAG
- the LOC117634072 gene encoding non-heme chloroperoxidase-like isoform X3, protein MAQSAHNPGCFVNCIVSVGRQQKIIVPNKHDEKLVGLLHETGSEEIVILCHGFRSTKESTTITNLAIALENEGISAFRFDFAGNGESEGTFQYGNYWREADDLHAVIQHFSGENRAASTILGHSKGGDVVLLYASKYHGIRTVVNVSGRYDLQRGIEERLGKDFVETIKKEGYLDVKNKTGDVSYRVTEESLMDRLSTDMHEACLQIDKECRVLTVHGSADETIPVEDALEFSKIIPNHKLHVIEGADHCYTSHQTELVSVVLDFIKAALQQDKATSN, encoded by the exons ATGGCACAATCTGCACACAACCCAG GTTGCTTTGTGAATTGCATTGTTTCAGTGGGTCGGCAACAGAAAATCATTGTACCCAACAAACATGATGAAAAACTCGTGGGCCTACTACATGAAACCGGTTCTGAGGAGATTGTAATCTTATGTCATGGTTTTCGATCCACCAAG GAAAGCACTACTATTACAAACCTTGCCATTGCATTGGAAAATGAAGGAATTAGTGCCTTCCGTTTCGACTTTGCTGGAAATGG GGAGAGTGAAGGCACCTTTCAGTATGGTAACTATTGGAGAGAGGCTGATGACTTGCATGCTGTGATCCAACACTTCTCTGGGGAAAACCGTGCAGCAAGTACAATTCTTGGGCACAGTAAAG GTGGTGATGTGGTGCTCCTGTATGCTTCTAAGTATCATGGCATTCGCACGGTTGTCAATGTTTCTGGACGTTATGATCTCCAGAGAGGTATTGAAGAACGCTTAGGGAAAGACTTTGTGGAAACAATCAAGAAGGAAGGATATCTTGATGTTAAGAATAAGACAG GAGATGTTAGTTATCGTGTGACCGAGGAAAGTTTGATGGATCGCCTGAGTACTGATATGCATGAAGCATGCCTTCAGATTGACAAAGAATGCCG GGTCTTGACAGTCCATGGTTCTGCTGATGAGACCATCCCTGTTGAAGATGCATTAGAGTTTTCGAAGATAATACCAAACCACAAATTACATGTCATAGAAGGGGCTGATCATTGTTACACCTCACATCAGACTGAGTTAGTATCAGTTGTTTTGGACTTCATAAAGGCAGCACTGCAGCAGGACAAGGCTACTTCCAACTGA
- the LOC117634072 gene encoding non-heme chloroperoxidase-like isoform X2, with protein sequence MLLSSSFTPISFPSPKFTVYQNRSPKRILKMAQSAHNPVGRQQKIIVPNKHDEKLVGLLHETGSEEIVILCHGFRSTKESTTITNLAIALENEGISAFRFDFAGNGESEGTFQYGNYWREADDLHAVIQHFSGENRAASTILGHSKGGDVVLLYASKYHGIRTVVNVSGRYDLQRGIEERLGKDFVETIKKEGYLDVKNKTGDVSYRVTEESLMDRLSTDMHEACLQIDKECRVLTVHGSADETIPVEDALEFSKIIPNHKLHVIEGADHCYTSHQTELVSVVLDFIKAALQQDKATSN encoded by the exons ATGCTGCTCTCAAGTTCTTTCACTCCCATAAGCTTCCCTTCACCAAAATTTACTGTCTACCAAAATCGCAGCCCAAAACGAATCTTGAAAATGGCACAATCTGCACACAACCCAG TGGGTCGGCAACAGAAAATCATTGTACCCAACAAACATGATGAAAAACTCGTGGGCCTACTACATGAAACCGGTTCTGAGGAGATTGTAATCTTATGTCATGGTTTTCGATCCACCAAG GAAAGCACTACTATTACAAACCTTGCCATTGCATTGGAAAATGAAGGAATTAGTGCCTTCCGTTTCGACTTTGCTGGAAATGG GGAGAGTGAAGGCACCTTTCAGTATGGTAACTATTGGAGAGAGGCTGATGACTTGCATGCTGTGATCCAACACTTCTCTGGGGAAAACCGTGCAGCAAGTACAATTCTTGGGCACAGTAAAG GTGGTGATGTGGTGCTCCTGTATGCTTCTAAGTATCATGGCATTCGCACGGTTGTCAATGTTTCTGGACGTTATGATCTCCAGAGAGGTATTGAAGAACGCTTAGGGAAAGACTTTGTGGAAACAATCAAGAAGGAAGGATATCTTGATGTTAAGAATAAGACAG GAGATGTTAGTTATCGTGTGACCGAGGAAAGTTTGATGGATCGCCTGAGTACTGATATGCATGAAGCATGCCTTCAGATTGACAAAGAATGCCG GGTCTTGACAGTCCATGGTTCTGCTGATGAGACCATCCCTGTTGAAGATGCATTAGAGTTTTCGAAGATAATACCAAACCACAAATTACATGTCATAGAAGGGGCTGATCATTGTTACACCTCACATCAGACTGAGTTAGTATCAGTTGTTTTGGACTTCATAAAGGCAGCACTGCAGCAGGACAAGGCTACTTCCAACTGA
- the LOC117635677 gene encoding UPF0481 protein At3g47200-like, whose amino-acid sequence MAGSNVSDHSVMQIRDEDRRDDVIAENNGNMVTLMSENRNGVELIVSSIRGKLHQNPPSTARSCIFRIPNVLHRHNEKAFVPNLVSIGPFQHGKKNLKVMQEIKLWYLHCLLDRKPTSETSLEYLVEAIKSMEQDCRDCYGEKIHMSSEKFVEMMVVDGCFIAIINIFRKYAKEVPRNEDDPVFYTAWMKLALTKDLFLLENQLPWKVVDCLFHHTMEKEEPESNALLLLALKFFEVSAFGQDPQPDPEPKHLLDGIRSSLLASYPSQDTPRYWEPIPSVTELLQAGVKFELRSNTWDNMLDITFEKGVMEIPPISIEENAESLFRNLIAYEQCDPSIKSCNIASYAVILDNLINTSKDADFLIQKEIIVTKLSKEDIACLFNRLYSDTIVGYFCYVELTKNVNAYYQDRWHRWQTILRRDYFSNPWSIFSLAAALLILGFTFLQTLYSLLTYY is encoded by the exons ATGGCAGGCAGCAATGTTAGTGACCACTCCGTGATGCAAATTAGGGATGAGGACAGAAGAGATGATGTGATTGCAGAAAATAATGGGAATATGGTAACCTTGATGAGTGAAAATAGAAATGGTGTGGAATTAATAGTATCTTCAATTCGAGGAAAGCTTCACCAGAATCCTCCATCAACAGCTAGAAGTTGCATATTTAGAATCCCTAACGTGTTGCACAGGCATAACGAAAAAGCTTTTGTTCCAAATTTGGTTTCAATAGGGCCATTTCAACATGGAAAAAAGAACCTGAAAGTGATGCAAGAGATTAAGCTGTGGTATTTGCATTGCCTCCTTGATCGAAAGCCAACTTCAGAGACCAGTTTGGAGTACTTGGTAGAAGCCATTAAAAGTATGGAGCAAGACTGTCGTGATTGTTATGGCGAAAAAATTCATATGAGTAGTGAAAAATTTGTGGAAATGATGGTGGTTGATGGTTGCTTTATC GCAATAATCAACATCTTCCGCAAGTATGCGAAAGAGGTGCCCAGAAACGAGGATGATCCTGTGTTCTATACGGCATGGATGAAGTTGGCACTTACAAAAGACTTGTTTCTACTTGAAAACCAACTTCCTTGGAAAGTCGTTGACTGCTTATTCCACCACACAATGGAAAAAGAGGAACCAGAATCCAATGCTCTACTCCTGCTTGCTCTGAAATTCTTTGAGGTGTCCGCATTCGGCCAGGATCCACAACCCGACCCAGAACCTAAGCATTTACTTGATGGCATAAGAAGCTCTTTACTTGCCTCGTACCCGTCGCAAGATACTCCAAGATATTGGGAACCGATTCCTTCTGTCACAGAACTTCTACAAGCTGGTGTCAAATTTGAACTTAGAAGCAATACTTGGGACAACATGCTCGACATAACCTTCGAAAAGGGAGTTATGGAAATCCCACCAATATCCATTGAAGAAAATGCAGAGTCTCTCTTCAGAAACCTCATCGCCTATGAACAGTGTGATCCAAGCATCAAATCTTGTAACATTGCATCGTACGCTGTCATCTTGGATAACCTTATTAACACTAGCAAAGATGCGGACTTTCTCATTCAGAAAGAAATCATAGTTACAAAATTGAGCAAGGAGGACATAGCCTGTCTCTTCAATAGGCTTTACAGTGACACTATAGTTGGCTATTTCTGTTACGTGGAACTCACCAAGAATGTGAATGCATATTATCAGGACCGCTGGCACAGATGGCAAACAATTCTCAGACGTGATTATTTCAGCAATCCATGGTCAATCTTTTCGCTTGCTGCCGCGCTCTTGATCCTAGGTTTTACCTTCTTGCAAACCTTGTATTCCCTTCTGACTTACTACTAG
- the LOC117634072 gene encoding non-heme chloroperoxidase-like isoform X4, protein MAQSAHNPVGRQQKIIVPNKHDEKLVGLLHETGSEEIVILCHGFRSTKESTTITNLAIALENEGISAFRFDFAGNGESEGTFQYGNYWREADDLHAVIQHFSGENRAASTILGHSKGGDVVLLYASKYHGIRTVVNVSGRYDLQRGIEERLGKDFVETIKKEGYLDVKNKTGDVSYRVTEESLMDRLSTDMHEACLQIDKECRVLTVHGSADETIPVEDALEFSKIIPNHKLHVIEGADHCYTSHQTELVSVVLDFIKAALQQDKATSN, encoded by the exons ATGGCACAATCTGCACACAACCCAG TGGGTCGGCAACAGAAAATCATTGTACCCAACAAACATGATGAAAAACTCGTGGGCCTACTACATGAAACCGGTTCTGAGGAGATTGTAATCTTATGTCATGGTTTTCGATCCACCAAG GAAAGCACTACTATTACAAACCTTGCCATTGCATTGGAAAATGAAGGAATTAGTGCCTTCCGTTTCGACTTTGCTGGAAATGG GGAGAGTGAAGGCACCTTTCAGTATGGTAACTATTGGAGAGAGGCTGATGACTTGCATGCTGTGATCCAACACTTCTCTGGGGAAAACCGTGCAGCAAGTACAATTCTTGGGCACAGTAAAG GTGGTGATGTGGTGCTCCTGTATGCTTCTAAGTATCATGGCATTCGCACGGTTGTCAATGTTTCTGGACGTTATGATCTCCAGAGAGGTATTGAAGAACGCTTAGGGAAAGACTTTGTGGAAACAATCAAGAAGGAAGGATATCTTGATGTTAAGAATAAGACAG GAGATGTTAGTTATCGTGTGACCGAGGAAAGTTTGATGGATCGCCTGAGTACTGATATGCATGAAGCATGCCTTCAGATTGACAAAGAATGCCG GGTCTTGACAGTCCATGGTTCTGCTGATGAGACCATCCCTGTTGAAGATGCATTAGAGTTTTCGAAGATAATACCAAACCACAAATTACATGTCATAGAAGGGGCTGATCATTGTTACACCTCACATCAGACTGAGTTAGTATCAGTTGTTTTGGACTTCATAAAGGCAGCACTGCAGCAGGACAAGGCTACTTCCAACTGA